The Iamia majanohamensis genome window below encodes:
- a CDS encoding ATP-dependent Clp protease proteolytic subunit, with product MIPTVIERTERGERAYDVYSRLLQERIVFFGEELTADLANVIIAQMLHLQAEDADKDIRLYVNSPGGDMNALFAVYDTMQVLTCDVATVCIGQAASAAAVILAGGARGKRLALPTSRVLIHQPHGGAQGQSTDLELAVKEMVLLRDRMVGCLAEDTGQDEERIRADIDRDFILRGDEAVTYGLVDQVLTKPPAPGDPVAVR from the coding sequence CTGATCCCCACCGTCATCGAGCGCACCGAGCGCGGCGAGCGCGCCTACGACGTCTACTCCCGGCTCCTCCAGGAGCGGATCGTCTTCTTCGGCGAGGAGCTGACCGCGGACCTGGCCAACGTGATCATCGCCCAGATGCTCCACCTCCAGGCCGAGGACGCCGACAAGGACATCCGGCTCTACGTCAACTCCCCCGGCGGCGACATGAACGCCCTGTTCGCCGTGTACGACACCATGCAGGTCCTCACCTGCGACGTGGCCACGGTGTGCATCGGGCAGGCCGCCTCCGCCGCCGCGGTCATCCTGGCCGGGGGGGCACGGGGCAAGCGCCTGGCCCTGCCCACGTCCCGGGTGCTGATCCACCAGCCCCACGGCGGGGCCCAGGGCCAGTCCACCGACCTGGAGCTGGCCGTGAAGGAGATGGTCCTGCTCCGCGACCGCATGGTGGGGTGCCTGGCCGAGGACACGGGCCAGGACGAGGAGCGGATCCGCGCCGACATCGACCGCGACTTCATCCTCCGCGGCGACGAGGCCGTCACCTACGGGCTGGTCGACCAGGTCCTCACCAAGCCCCCGGCGCCGGGCGACCCGGTCGCCGTGCGCTGA